The following proteins are encoded in a genomic region of Pseudorca crassidens isolate mPseCra1 chromosome 1, mPseCra1.hap1, whole genome shotgun sequence:
- the SIX6 gene encoding homeobox protein SIX6: MFQLPILNFSPQQVAGVCETLEESGDVERLGRFLWSLPVAPAACEALNKNESVLRARAIVAFHGGNYRELYHILENHKFTKESHAKLQALWLEAHYQEAEKLRGRPLGPVDKYRVRKKFPLPRTIWDGEQKTHCFKERTRHLLREWYLQDPYPNPSKKRELAQATGLTPTQVGNWFKNRRQRDRAAAAKNRLQQQVLSQGPGRALRAEEEGTREVLGTAASPAASLSSKAATSAISITSSDSECDI, encoded by the exons ATGTTCCAGCTGCCTATCTTGAATTTCAGTCCCCAGCAAGTGGCCGGGGTATGCGAGACTCTAGAGGAGAGCGGCGACGTGGAGCGCCTGGGTCGCTTCCTCTGGTCGCTGCCTGTGGCCCCTGCGGCCTGCGAGGCGCTCAACAAGAATGAATCCGTGCTGCGCGCGAGAGCCATCGTGGCCTTCCATGGTGGCAACTACCGCGAGCTCTACCATATCCTGGAAAACCACAAGTTCACCAAGGAGTCTCACGCCAAACTGCAGGCGCTGTGGCTCGAAGCGCATTACCAGGAGGCTGAGAAGCTGCGAGGACGGCCCTTGGGACCAGTGGACAAGTACCGCGTGAGGAAGAAGTTCCCGCTGCCGCGCACCATCTGGGATGGCGAACAGAAGACACACTGCTTCAAGGAGCGCACGCGGCACCTGCTTCGGGAATGGTACCTGCAGGACCCATACCCTAACCCCAGCAAAAAGCGTGAGCTAGCCCAGGCAACCGGACTGACCCCCACACAGGTGGGCAACTGGTTCAAAAACCGCCGACAAAGGGACCGGGCGGCTGCAGCCAAGAACAG GCTTCAGCAGCAGGTCCTGTCGCAGGGCCCCGGCCGGGCGCTAAGGGCCGAGGAAGAGGGCACGCGCGAGGTGCTGGGCACCGCCGCCAGCCCGGCCGCCAGCCTGTCCAGCAAGGCAGCCACTTCGGCCATCTCCATCACGTCCAGCGACAGCGAGTGCGACATCTGA